In the genome of Candidatus Methylomirabilis sp., one region contains:
- a CDS encoding rhomboid family intramembrane serine protease has translation MFRQTSGSSLCPSCGKLNSVQAPVCFYCGQRNPGLWGFGPSLTRLVGQLSFARVVTAVCIAAYALSLLLDVRAALRLRGPLSILAPGGGALDALGMTGAAAWALGRWWTLFTAIYLHGSLLHLLFNVLWVNQLAPMVGELYGRSRLILIFTAGGVLGFVVSNGVGVPFTIGASGAIFGLLGAMVCYGRSRGGTFGVAILRQYGQWALVLFVLGFLMAGVNNFAHAGGFAGGYLAAAALGHSDRKPERGAHQLAAAAIIALTALGFALALWTAFLR, from the coding sequence GTGTTCCGTCAGACCTCCGGCTCCAGCCTCTGCCCTTCCTGCGGGAAGCTCAACAGCGTGCAGGCGCCCGTCTGCTTTTACTGCGGGCAGCGGAACCCCGGGCTCTGGGGGTTCGGGCCCAGCCTCACGCGCCTCGTCGGCCAGCTCAGCTTCGCCCGCGTCGTCACCGCGGTCTGCATCGCCGCCTACGCGCTCTCCCTGCTCCTGGATGTCCGCGCCGCCCTGCGGCTCCGGGGACCCCTCAGCATCCTCGCGCCGGGTGGGGGCGCCCTCGATGCCCTCGGCATGACCGGCGCCGCCGCCTGGGCCCTCGGGCGGTGGTGGACTCTCTTCACGGCCATCTACCTGCACGGGAGTCTCCTGCATCTCCTGTTCAACGTGCTCTGGGTCAATCAGCTCGCTCCCATGGTCGGGGAACTCTACGGGCGCTCGCGGCTCATCCTGATCTTCACGGCGGGAGGGGTGCTGGGCTTCGTGGTGTCGAACGGGGTCGGGGTGCCGTTCACCATCGGGGCCTCGGGGGCAATCTTCGGCCTGCTCGGCGCCATGGTCTGCTACGGCCGGAGTCGCGGCGGGACCTTTGGCGTGGCGATCCTCCGGCAGTACGGCCAGTGGGCCCTGGTCCTTTTCGTCCTGGGGTTCCTGATGGCCGGCGTGAACAACTTCGCCCACGCGGGAGGCTTCGCCGGCGGCTACCTGGCCGCAGCCGCGCTGGGCCACAGCGACCGGAAGCCGGAACGGGGCGCCCACCAGTTGGCGGCTGCGGCCATCATCGCCCTCACGGCCCTCGGCTTCGCCCTCGCCCTCTGGACCGCCTTCCTGCGCTGA